The nucleotide sequence AGGGCCAGCGTCAGCGAGCCCAGCCCGGGACCAACTTCGAGCACCTGGTCAGACCGGGTGATACCGGAGACGGCAACGACCTTGCGCACGGTGTTGGCGTCGTGGACGAAGTTCTGTCCAAGGGATTTGCGTGGCCGGATATCGAGTTCTTTGGCCAGCCGCCGGATCTCGGTACGCCCGAGCAGCCGGATGGTCAGTGTGCCCCCGCTCGCCCACTACACACGGGCCAGGCGCCCCAGCCCTGCCGTTGGCGGGTCACCTCGGCCACCGCGATCTGTTCTTCGCGGGTGGCCAGGTCAGCCCGCTCGGCGTACCGCAGCCCGCCGTTAGCCACCCAGGTGCCCTGATCGAACTGCACGCCGCCGTAGTAGCCGTTCCCGGTGTTGATCGCCCAGTTGCCGCCGGCCTCACAACCCGCGATGGCATCCCAGACGGATCCGTCGATCACCACAGGCACTTCGGTGCCCGGCTTGGTGCCCACCCGGACCACCGCTTCGCGCGCCGGAGTGATCACCACGTTGGCGACCGGCAGCTTGCCGGTCACCACGCCGTTGACCTCGGCGACCGCGAAGGTCACGTCCTGGGTTCCCGGCGCACCCGGGTCCTCCACCACTTCCCGGCTGATGTTCATCTCGGGGTCCTCGATGCGCCGCGCCGGCGGGGGCAGCTCCACCCGCTCGGTGACCCGCTCGATGCGGTTACGCGTCACCTCGATCTGCATGCCGTCAACGATCGGAGTCGCCGCACTGGGCACCACCTGGTCGTTGCCCTGCAACGGGGCGCCGGCCGCGCTCAGCAACGCCGCGACATTGGCGGCCGGCAAGTGCACGCTGCGCACCACACCGCCGTCGTTGATCTGCACGTTCTTGGCGCTGACGACGGGCAAAGCCATCCCCGCCAGCGGCACCCGGCTGCCACGAGAGGCCGTGGCCGGAGCCGTGTCGGTCATCGCGAGTTGGGCCAGTGCCTCATCCACGGTGGAGGCCGTGGTCCACACCTTCTTGACCTGGTGGCCGTCCAGCGAGATCTCCAGCGGGCGGCTGCGCCGCAGCACGATGGTGTCCGCGTTGTGCACCGCCACTTCCGCGGCCGGATACAGGTCGTCACGGTCTCCGACGGAGTAGCCGTTCTCCTGGACGATGTCGATCACCCGCGACTTCATCGTCGTCACCCGCATCGCGGTTCCATCGACGGTCAATGTCACGGTCTTGGACGCAGAAACTGCGTAGCCGCCGGCCAGGGCCAGTCCCACCAGCAGAGCGCCAACCACAGCGCGCAACATGGGCGATTCAGTTTGATGAAGTTTCGTAATCAGATTCAACGTCCGTCTATCCCCGACCTCAGCAACAACCCAACGACCTTTTCAGCTGAAAATGACAAAATGGGCCCAGAGGCCCACCTGTTCGATAACAAGACGGTAACGAACCGTCCAATGTTGAGCAACTCCGGCGGCGGGGTGCTACAACCGCGGACCGGGAATCGCCTGTTGGCCTAGCCTAGTCCATACACTCGCCGAGCATTGCTGGCCGTTACCTGGGCCAATTCCTCAGCACTACCATTGAGCAGCTCAGCGAGCGCCCGAACGGTGTAGGGCAGGCAATACGGTTCGTTCGCTGCACCGCGGTAGGGGTGCGGGGTCAAAAAAGGTGCATCGGTTTCGACCAGAAGCTGGTCCAGCGGTATCAGCGGGACCGCTTCGCGCAGCTCGCGGGCGTTGCGGAAGCTCACCGTCCCGGACAGGCTCAGCAACCATCCGGCCGCCACACACTCGCGGGCCATCGCAGCGTCCGACGAGAAGCAGTGGAAGATCACGGTGTCGGGAGCGCCCTCGGCGCGCAGCACGTCGAGCACCTCGCGATCGGCCTGCCGGTTGTGGATCATCAGCGGCTTGCCGGCCCGCTTGGCCAGGTCGATGTGCCAGGCAAAAGCCTCCCGCTGCACGTCGGGGTCCGCGCATCCTTCCAGTCGACCCGGCCAATACATGTCCATACCGGTCTCCCCCACCGCCACTACCCGCCGATGAGCTACCAGTTCTTCGATTTCACGGCGCGCGGCCTCGGTCAGCGCGTCGGCCCGGGTCGGGTGCAGCGCGACCGCGGCGTAGACCCGCGGATCCCACTCGGCCGCACGGGTCACCCATCGCGCCGATTCCAGATCGTCAGCGATGGTCACCACCGCCTCCACCCCGACCGCCGCGGCACGGTCGACGATGGCGATCACTCCCGCGGCATCGGCGGCGCCGCAGGCATCGAGATGGGTATGCGCGTCGATCAACGGTGCCAGGGGCTGCGGGGCGGGCGGTGCTTCTCGTTTGGCGGCGCGGTTGGAGCTCACGCGCACACAATAGGACTAACCAATAGGGTGGGTTCTGAGATGAAGCCCTATTACGTCACCACTGCGATCGCGTATCCCAACGCCGCACCGCACGTGGGTCATGCATACGAATACATCGCCACCGACGCGATTGCCCGGTTCAAGCGGCTCGACGGCTTCGACGTCCGCTTCTTGACCGGGACCGACGAGCACGGGCTGAAGGTGGCGCAAGCCGCCGCGGCCGCGGACATCCCGACCGCGCAGCTGGCCCGGCGCAATTCGGATGTGTTCCAGCGCATGCAGGAAGCGTTGAACATCTCCTTCGACCGGTTCATTCGCACCACCGATTCCGACCACTACGAGGCCTCCCAGGAGATCTGGCGGCGCATGGATGCGGCCGGCGACATCTATCTGGACAGCTATTCCGGCTGGTACTCGGTGCGCGATGAAAGGTTCTTCGTCGAGTCGGAGACCCAAGTTGTCGACGGCACCCGGATAGCCACCGAAACCGGAACCCCGGTGACCTGGACCGAGGAGCAGACCTACTTCTTCCGGCTGTCGGCCTACGCCGACAAACTGCTGGCGCACTACGAAGCCAACCCGGATTTCATCGCGCCCGAGGTGCGGCGCAACGAGGTGGTCAGCTTCGTCTCCGGTGGGCTCAAAGACCTATCGGTCTCCCGCACGTCGTTCAACTGGGGCGTTCCGGTACCCGGACATCCCGACCACGTCATGTACGTGTGGGTCGACGCGCTGACCAACTATCTGACCGGGGCCGGCTACCCGGATACCGGCTCGGAGGCCTTCCTGCGCTACTGGCCGGCCGATCTGCACATGATCGGCAAGGACATCATCCGGTTCCACGCCGTCTACTGGCCGGCATTCTTGATGTCGGCCGGAATCGAGCTGCCGCGCCGGGTTTTCGCGCACGGGTTCTTACACAACCGCGGCGAAAAGATGAGCAAGTCGCTGGGCAACACCATCGACCCGATGGGCCTGATCGAAACGTATGGAGTGGACCAGGTTCGCTACTTCTTACTGCGCGAGGTCCCATTCGGGCAGGACGGCAGCTACAGCGAAGAAGCCATCATCAACCGGATCAATACCGATCTGGCCAACGAGCTGGGAAACCTGGCCCAGCGGTCGTTGTCGATGATCGCCAAGAACCTGGGCGGGGCGGTACCCGAGCCCGGCGAATTCTCCGCCGCCGACAGGGAGCTGCTGGCGATCGCCGACGGGCTGCTGGAACGGGTGCGCGAACACTTCGACAATCAGTCGATGCACCTTGCCCTGGAAGCGATTTGGCTGATGCTCGGCCATGCGAACAAATACTTTTCCGACCAGCAGCCGTGGGTGCTACGCAAGAGCGAGTCCGAGGCCGACCAAGCCCGGTTCCGCTCGACGCTCTACACCACATGTGAGGCCGTGCGCATCGCGGCGTTACTGGTTGCGCCCGTCATGCCGGAGTCGGCCGCCAAGTTGTTGGACCTGCTGGGCCAGCGGCCAGATCAGCGGTCGTTCAACGCCATCGGCGCACGCTTGGTCCCGGGCACCGCGATGCCGTCGCCCACCGGTGTATTCCCGCGCTACCAGCCGCCGCCTTCCGAAACCGGGTAAGCGTTACCGGCGCGGCCGACTGCCCTACTTTCAATTTGGCCGGTCGACGCCGTGGCCCCAAGGACGCTTCCCGCGCAACGGTTTTGCCGGGCATGCTCTGGTAGAGTCTTGCTCGAGGCTGGCCCATCACGTTAGCGGAATGTTCTTGCGCCGCAGTCGGCTTGCCGAGGGCTTGGGCCGCGTTGCGCGGCCGAATCCGCTTCAGCGCCAATGGCGGCAGTTCGAGTGGATCTTATTACCGGGCGTCGGCGCCAGCCGAGAATAGGTGTATGAGATGTCCAGCGATGTCGTGGGATACGGCGTTAGTGCGCAGGCAAACGATGGCACTTTGGTTGAGCTATTGCGGCGCCTACCCGCAACCACCGAGGTGGAGTTGGTCCAGCGCGAGATCGATCCGGGAAGTTCGGTGCTTGACCTCGGTGCTGGCGTCGGGCGGATCGCCAACCCACTGGCGAAGCTCGGCTATCGGGTCACCGCCGTCGACGATTCAGCGGCGTTGTTAGGTGAAGTTCGGGGCGCCCGGACGGTCTGCGCCCGGATCGAGGAGCTGGAACTGGGGCAGCGATTCGACGCCGTGCTACTGGCCAGCAGCCTGATCAACTATCCGGGGACCGAACTTCGGCGTGCCGTATTAGCCACCGTTGCAGGCCATCTCGAGCCAGCCGGCAAGGCTCTCATTCAGTGGAGGTCACCGAGCTGGTTCGCGTCGATGCAGCAAGGCGGTAGCCACCGGTTCGTTGATGGTCCGCTGACTCGGACGATGGATGTCAAGTCCGACCGTGATGGAGTGCTCGAAGGCACGGTCAGTTTTGAATTGGACGGCCAG is from Mycobacterium marinum and encodes:
- a CDS encoding TatD family hydrolase; the protein is MRVSSNRAAKREAPPAPQPLAPLIDAHTHLDACGAADAAGVIAIVDRAAAVGVEAVVTIADDLESARWVTRAAEWDPRVYAAVALHPTRADALTEAARREIEELVAHRRVVAVGETGMDMYWPGRLEGCADPDVQREAFAWHIDLAKRAGKPLMIHNRQADREVLDVLRAEGAPDTVIFHCFSSDAAMARECVAAGWLLSLSGTVSFRNARELREAVPLIPLDQLLVETDAPFLTPHPYRGAANEPYCLPYTVRALAELLNGSAEELAQVTASNARRVYGLG
- a CDS encoding class I SAM-dependent methyltransferase, with amino-acid sequence MSSDVVGYGVSAQANDGTLVELLRRLPATTEVELVQREIDPGSSVLDLGAGVGRIANPLAKLGYRVTAVDDSAALLGEVRGARTVCARIEELELGQRFDAVLLASSLINYPGTELRRAVLATVAGHLEPAGKALIQWRSPSWFASMQQGGSHRFVDGPLTRTMDVKSDRDGVLEGTVSFELDGQLWRQPVRAQRLTCAQIQDELHSAGMQLETNEPEKAEWLVASPHR
- a CDS encoding resuscitation-promoting factor produces the protein MLRAVVGALLVGLALAGGYAVSASKTVTLTVDGTAMRVTTMKSRVIDIVQENGYSVGDRDDLYPAAEVAVHNADTIVLRRSRPLEISLDGHQVKKVWTTASTVDEALAQLAMTDTAPATASRGSRVPLAGMALPVVSAKNVQINDGGVVRSVHLPAANVAALLSAAGAPLQGNDQVVPSAATPIVDGMQIEVTRNRIERVTERVELPPPARRIEDPEMNISREVVEDPGAPGTQDVTFAVAEVNGVVTGKLPVANVVITPAREAVVRVGTKPGTEVPVVIDGSVWDAIAGCEAGGNWAINTGNGYYGGVQFDQGTWVANGGLRYAERADLATREEQIAVAEVTRQRQGWGAWPVCSGRAGAH
- the metG gene encoding methionine--tRNA ligase encodes the protein MKPYYVTTAIAYPNAAPHVGHAYEYIATDAIARFKRLDGFDVRFLTGTDEHGLKVAQAAAAADIPTAQLARRNSDVFQRMQEALNISFDRFIRTTDSDHYEASQEIWRRMDAAGDIYLDSYSGWYSVRDERFFVESETQVVDGTRIATETGTPVTWTEEQTYFFRLSAYADKLLAHYEANPDFIAPEVRRNEVVSFVSGGLKDLSVSRTSFNWGVPVPGHPDHVMYVWVDALTNYLTGAGYPDTGSEAFLRYWPADLHMIGKDIIRFHAVYWPAFLMSAGIELPRRVFAHGFLHNRGEKMSKSLGNTIDPMGLIETYGVDQVRYFLLREVPFGQDGSYSEEAIINRINTDLANELGNLAQRSLSMIAKNLGGAVPEPGEFSAADRELLAIADGLLERVREHFDNQSMHLALEAIWLMLGHANKYFSDQQPWVLRKSESEADQARFRSTLYTTCEAVRIAALLVAPVMPESAAKLLDLLGQRPDQRSFNAIGARLVPGTAMPSPTGVFPRYQPPPSETG